One Comamonas endophytica DNA window includes the following coding sequences:
- the mltB gene encoding lytic murein transglycosylase B, giving the protein MKRLLSTALVCLAACTALVPSVHAQATKARSAVQGTAPYAGRSEAMQMAADIAQRRGLPLDWVQATLGQARFLPQVPRLMTPSTQVSAKDWNRYRGRFIDPVRIRAGVRFWQTHVAALERAEREYGVPAEIIVGIIGVETVYGQQMGNFRVVDALATLSFDFPDAHPRAAARTEYFRGELEQFLDFTYRGGMDLFALRGSYAGAMGLGQFMPSSWARWAVDFDGDGRIDLFRSPVDAIGSVANYFIGHGWKPGMATHYPVSLNATPAQMAELLAPDILPTFTPERMLALGARVHGGGMAHPGPLALVELRNGVEAPLYIAGTENFYAVTRYNWSSYYALSVIELGEEVRMAREMGR; this is encoded by the coding sequence ATGAAACGACTGCTCTCCACTGCCCTTGTCTGCCTCGCGGCCTGCACCGCCCTCGTCCCGTCCGTCCACGCCCAGGCCACCAAGGCGCGCAGCGCCGTGCAGGGCACGGCGCCCTATGCCGGGCGCAGCGAAGCCATGCAGATGGCGGCCGATATCGCGCAGCGCCGCGGCCTGCCACTGGACTGGGTGCAGGCGACGCTGGGCCAGGCGCGTTTCCTGCCCCAGGTGCCGCGGCTGATGACGCCCTCGACGCAGGTCTCCGCCAAGGATTGGAACCGCTACCGCGGCCGCTTCATCGACCCGGTGCGCATCCGTGCCGGCGTGCGCTTCTGGCAGACCCACGTGGCGGCGCTGGAGCGCGCCGAGCGCGAATACGGCGTGCCGGCCGAGATCATCGTCGGCATCATCGGCGTCGAGACCGTCTACGGCCAGCAGATGGGCAACTTCCGCGTGGTCGATGCGCTGGCCACGCTGTCTTTTGATTTTCCCGACGCGCACCCGCGCGCCGCCGCGCGCACCGAATACTTCCGCGGCGAGCTCGAGCAGTTCCTGGATTTCACCTACCGCGGCGGCATGGACCTGTTCGCGCTGCGCGGCAGCTACGCGGGCGCAATGGGCCTGGGCCAGTTCATGCCCTCGAGCTGGGCCAGGTGGGCAGTGGATTTCGATGGCGACGGCCGCATCGACCTGTTCAGGAGCCCGGTCGATGCCATTGGCTCGGTGGCCAACTACTTCATCGGCCATGGCTGGAAGCCCGGCATGGCCACGCATTACCCGGTTTCGCTCAATGCCACGCCCGCGCAGATGGCCGAGCTGCTGGCCCCCGATATCCTGCCCACCTTCACCCCGGAGCGCATGCTGGCGCTGGGCGCGCGCGTGCACGGCGGGGGCATGGCACATCCCGGGCCGCTGGCGCTGGTGGAGCTGCGCAATGGCGTGGAGGCGCCGCTGTATATCGCGGGGACGGAGAATTTCTATGCCGTCACGCGGTACAACTGGTCGAGCTATTACGCGTTATCGGTGATCGAGCTGGGGGAAGAGGTGAGGATGGCAAGGGAGATGGGGCGCTGA
- a CDS encoding transglutaminaseTgpA domain-containing protein, protein MTLRARLEALPRDTRDTLFLLAVVAWVIAPHASHLPWWTLGLALGMLGWRALLAWRAQPLPGRWVMGALLLLAVGASWITHRSLVGRDPGVTLIVLLLALKTLEMRARRDALVVFFLAFFTLLSHFFYSQSLPIAAAQLVALVGLLTAVVNAHLPVGRPPLRESLGIAAKLALWGAPVMLVLFLLFPRMAPLWGVPGDDLAGRSGLSPEMTIGEVARLALDDSVAMRVRFDTPQGEPPPRQTLYFRGPVLSVFDGRQWREPWDGGQPAQLQVRGPAISYEVTLEPHRRRWLLALDAPAEPPELPGQRVRMTPQLQWLSQQPVTDVLRYRARSHVDFQHGPLQRTAQLAVHTALPEGSDPRTLALAAQMRAELGANPEALIEAALARLRTGGYRYTLEPGVIAVNTADDFWFDSKQGFCEHIASAFVVLMRALDIPARIVTGFQGGERNPVDGYWTVRNSDAHAWAEVWLEGRGWVRMDPTTAVAPARTSEFQRLAAPRGAFGQAMDSVIAPGLVQQLRAAWEAMNSRWNQWVLNYTQSRQADLLRQLGLSELDTPHWQTLAKWLAGLAGAAALAIGVWLWRERRSPVDGWQRLRRQAHAQLQRAGLAVPDHAPPRTMAALASAQWGGEAHAIAAWLLRLEQQRYAPPGAGGTPAQHLSALRRDFKTLTWPRSGRSQDP, encoded by the coding sequence ATGACGCTGCGCGCACGCCTCGAAGCCCTGCCGCGCGACACGCGCGACACCTTGTTCCTGCTGGCCGTCGTGGCCTGGGTCATCGCGCCGCACGCCAGCCATCTGCCGTGGTGGACCCTGGGCCTGGCGCTGGGCATGCTGGGCTGGCGCGCGCTGCTGGCGTGGCGCGCGCAGCCGTTGCCCGGGCGCTGGGTGATGGGCGCGCTGCTGCTGCTGGCCGTGGGCGCGAGCTGGATCACGCACCGCAGCCTGGTCGGGCGCGACCCGGGCGTGACGCTGATCGTGCTGCTGCTGGCGCTCAAGACGCTGGAGATGCGCGCGCGCCGCGACGCGCTGGTCGTGTTCTTCCTGGCCTTCTTCACGTTGCTGAGCCACTTCTTCTATTCGCAATCGCTGCCCATCGCCGCGGCGCAGCTGGTGGCGCTGGTGGGCCTGCTCACGGCAGTGGTGAACGCGCACCTGCCCGTGGGCCGGCCGCCGCTGCGCGAATCGCTGGGCATTGCCGCCAAGCTGGCGCTGTGGGGCGCGCCGGTGATGCTGGTGCTGTTCCTCCTGTTCCCGCGCATGGCGCCGCTGTGGGGCGTGCCGGGCGACGATCTCGCCGGACGCAGCGGGTTGTCGCCGGAGATGACGATCGGCGAAGTCGCGCGCCTGGCGCTGGACGACAGCGTCGCCATGCGCGTGCGCTTCGACACGCCGCAGGGCGAGCCGCCGCCGCGCCAGACGCTGTATTTCCGCGGTCCGGTGCTGTCGGTCTTCGACGGCCGCCAGTGGCGCGAGCCCTGGGACGGCGGGCAGCCGGCGCAGCTGCAGGTGCGCGGGCCGGCCATCTCCTATGAAGTCACGCTCGAGCCGCACCGCCGCCGCTGGCTGCTGGCGCTCGATGCCCCGGCCGAGCCGCCCGAGCTGCCCGGCCAGCGCGTGCGCATGACGCCGCAGCTGCAGTGGCTCAGCCAGCAGCCCGTGACCGACGTGCTGCGCTACCGCGCGCGAAGCCATGTGGATTTCCAGCACGGCCCGCTGCAACGCACCGCGCAGCTGGCCGTGCACACCGCGCTGCCCGAGGGCTCCGACCCGCGCACCCTGGCGCTGGCGGCGCAGATGCGCGCCGAGCTCGGCGCCAACCCCGAGGCCCTGATAGAAGCCGCGCTCGCGCGCCTGCGCACCGGTGGCTACCGCTACACGCTCGAGCCCGGCGTCATTGCCGTGAACACCGCCGACGACTTCTGGTTCGACAGCAAGCAGGGCTTTTGCGAGCACATCGCCTCCGCCTTCGTGGTGCTGATGCGCGCGCTCGACATTCCCGCGCGCATCGTCACCGGCTTCCAGGGCGGCGAGCGCAATCCCGTCGACGGCTACTGGACGGTGCGCAACAGCGATGCCCATGCCTGGGCCGAGGTCTGGCTCGAAGGGCGCGGCTGGGTGCGCATGGATCCGACCACGGCCGTCGCGCCCGCGCGCACCAGTGAATTCCAGCGTCTCGCCGCGCCGCGCGGCGCCTTCGGCCAGGCCATGGACAGCGTGATCGCGCCGGGCCTGGTGCAGCAGCTGCGTGCCGCCTGGGAAGCAATGAACAGCCGCTGGAACCAGTGGGTACTGAACTACACGCAAAGCCGCCAGGCCGATCTGCTGCGCCAGCTGGGTCTTTCGGAACTGGACACGCCGCACTGGCAGACGCTGGCCAAGTGGCTCGCCGGACTCGCAGGCGCGGCGGCGCTGGCCATCGGCGTGTGGCTGTGGCGCGAGCGCCGCAGCCCGGTCGATGGCTGGCAGCGCCTGCGGCGCCAGGCGCACGCGCAGCTGCAGCGTGCCGGCCTGGCGGTGCCGGACCATGCCCCGCCGCGCACGATGGCGGCGCTGGCCAGCGCCCAATGGGGCGGCGAGGCGCACGCCATCGCGGCCTGGCTGCTGCGCCTGGAGCAGCAGCGCTATGCTCCTCCCGGCGCCGGCGGCACGCCGGCCCAGCACCTGTCCGCGCTGCGGCGCGACTTCAAGACCCTGACCTGGCCGCGCTCCGGTCGCTCCCAAGATCCATGA
- a CDS encoding DUF58 domain-containing protein, translating into MKGARPALLSAPRRWLQRRWLARLPRRDSLQLTQRNVYILPTSAGWMLALTLGVLLLASINYQLNLGYLLTFLLAGSAAAGMFAGHANLRGLVLHLQPPAPVFAGQRCVLRITADNPGKRVRHGVALAVTEDIEGPPQWAWTDVPAQGSAVVELAFVPAQRGWQALPRITAETRFPLGSFRAWGLWRPAAQLLVYPEAEAAPPPLPPARPQGTGRAGTRADGADEFDGVRAYRPGDPLKQVVWKKAAQAWATGGSLVSRDRPQALPGRLWLDRSATGLADTEAALSRLTAWVLAADQQGLQWGLELPGGVRLAPDSGAAHRQRSLEALALHALPGGEAP; encoded by the coding sequence ATGAAAGGCGCGCGCCCGGCCCTGCTGAGTGCGCCGCGCCGATGGCTGCAGCGCCGCTGGCTCGCGCGGCTGCCACGCAGGGATTCCCTGCAACTGACCCAGCGCAATGTCTACATCCTGCCGACCAGCGCCGGCTGGATGCTGGCGCTGACGCTGGGCGTGCTGCTGCTGGCCAGCATCAACTACCAGCTCAACCTCGGCTATCTGCTGACCTTCCTGCTCGCGGGCAGCGCCGCCGCCGGCATGTTTGCCGGCCACGCGAACCTGCGCGGCCTGGTGCTGCACCTGCAGCCGCCCGCGCCGGTGTTCGCAGGCCAGCGCTGCGTGCTGCGCATCACCGCCGACAACCCGGGCAAGCGCGTGCGCCACGGCGTCGCGCTGGCCGTGACCGAAGACATCGAAGGCCCGCCGCAATGGGCCTGGACCGACGTGCCGGCGCAGGGCAGCGCCGTCGTCGAGCTGGCCTTCGTACCGGCGCAAAGGGGCTGGCAGGCGCTGCCGCGCATCACCGCCGAGACGCGTTTCCCGCTGGGCAGCTTCCGCGCCTGGGGCCTGTGGCGGCCGGCGGCGCAGCTGCTGGTCTATCCCGAGGCCGAGGCCGCGCCCCCGCCGCTGCCGCCCGCGCGCCCCCAGGGCACGGGCCGCGCCGGCACGCGCGCCGATGGTGCCGACGAGTTCGATGGCGTGCGCGCCTACCGCCCGGGCGATCCGCTCAAGCAGGTGGTCTGGAAGAAGGCCGCGCAGGCCTGGGCCACGGGCGGCAGCCTGGTCAGCCGCGACCGGCCCCAGGCCCTACCCGGGCGCCTGTGGCTGGACCGCAGCGCCACCGGCCTGGCCGATACCGAAGCCGCCCTGTCGCGGCTCACCGCCTGGGTGCTGGCCGCCGACCAGCAGGGGCTGCAGTGGGGACTGGAGCTGCCCGGCGGCGTGCGGCTGGCGCCCGACAGTGGCGCGGCCCACCGCCAGCGCAGCCTGGAGGCGCTGGCCCTGCATGCGCTGCCCGGGGGAGAGGCGCCATGA
- a CDS encoding AAA family ATPase yields the protein MQAQHHIQSILNQLNTVIVGKKPQVQDCVACLLAGGHLLIEDVPGVGKTTLAHALAQTFGLQFARVQFTADLMPSDLTGVSVYDRVQESFVFHPGPVFTQLLLADEINRASPKTQSALLEAMEEKQVSTEGRSHRLPQPFFVIATQNPLEQLGTYALPESQLDRFLMRISLGYPDRAAERELLRGNGRREHLDALQPLIDTAQLAQLQAQVLAVHASDALLNYVQDLIDATRSGRWFVQGLSPRAGIGLLRAAKAQALISGRDYVAPDDVQAILAQTVAHRLVPSIHAGRGALEQVRAMLDATPLA from the coding sequence ATGCAAGCACAGCACCACATCCAGTCGATTCTGAACCAGCTTAACACGGTGATCGTAGGTAAAAAGCCCCAGGTCCAGGACTGCGTGGCCTGCCTGCTTGCCGGCGGCCACCTGCTGATCGAGGACGTTCCCGGGGTCGGCAAGACCACCCTGGCGCATGCGCTGGCGCAGACCTTCGGGCTGCAGTTCGCGCGGGTGCAGTTCACCGCCGACCTGATGCCCAGCGATCTCACGGGCGTGTCGGTCTACGACCGCGTGCAGGAAAGCTTCGTGTTCCACCCGGGCCCGGTGTTCACCCAGCTGCTGCTGGCCGACGAGATCAACCGCGCCAGCCCGAAGACGCAAAGCGCGCTGCTCGAGGCGATGGAGGAAAAGCAGGTCTCGACCGAAGGCCGCAGCCACCGCCTGCCGCAGCCCTTCTTCGTCATTGCCACGCAGAACCCGCTGGAACAGCTGGGCACCTACGCGCTGCCCGAAAGCCAGCTCGACCGCTTCCTGATGCGCATCTCGCTGGGCTACCCCGACCGCGCGGCCGAGCGCGAGCTGCTGCGCGGCAACGGCCGGCGCGAGCACCTCGACGCGCTGCAGCCGCTGATCGACACCGCGCAGCTGGCGCAGTTGCAGGCGCAGGTGCTGGCCGTGCATGCCTCGGATGCGCTGCTGAACTATGTGCAGGATCTGATCGACGCCACGCGCTCGGGCCGCTGGTTCGTGCAGGGGCTGTCGCCGCGCGCCGGCATCGGCCTGCTGCGCGCGGCCAAGGCGCAGGCGCTGATCAGCGGGCGCGACTACGTCGCGCCCGACGACGTGCAGGCGATCCTGGCGCAGACCGTGGCCCACCGCCTGGTGCCCTCGATCCACGCCGGGCGCGGCGCGCTCGAGCAGGTGCGTGCCATGCTGGACGCCACACCGCTCGCATGA
- a CDS encoding histone deacetylase family protein yields the protein MTVGKTGYFSHRECWKHEMGPGHPECPQRLDAIEDRLLICGVADALERRDAPVAALGDIARAHDGAYLQALQARCEQLEQARLIGGAPYAQIDPDTAINACTWKAALHAAGAGIAATDAVLSGELENAFCAVRPPGHHATRSQAMGFCFFNNVAIAALHALEHHGLERVAIVDFDVHHGNGTEDILAGDPRVLMVGVFQHPFFPFSGDQQPAQNMVNVPLPAYTKGMDIREIVEMMWIPRLEAFKPQMIFVSAGFDGHREDDMGQWSMNEQDYAWITGRVKDIARRFAKGRIVSCLEGGYAMSALGRSVEAHLRELADL from the coding sequence ATGACAGTGGGCAAGACGGGTTATTTTTCCCATCGCGAGTGCTGGAAGCACGAGATGGGCCCGGGGCACCCGGAGTGCCCGCAGCGGCTCGATGCCATCGAGGACCGGCTGCTGATCTGCGGCGTGGCCGATGCCCTGGAACGCCGCGATGCGCCGGTGGCGGCGCTGGGCGACATCGCCCGCGCCCATGACGGCGCCTACCTGCAGGCGCTGCAGGCGCGCTGCGAACAGCTCGAGCAGGCCCGGCTGATCGGCGGCGCGCCCTATGCGCAGATCGACCCCGACACCGCCATCAACGCCTGCACCTGGAAAGCTGCACTGCACGCCGCTGGCGCCGGCATCGCCGCCACCGACGCGGTGCTTTCGGGCGAGCTGGAAAACGCGTTCTGCGCGGTGCGCCCGCCGGGCCACCATGCCACGCGCAGCCAGGCCATGGGTTTTTGCTTCTTCAACAACGTCGCCATCGCCGCGCTGCATGCGCTCGAGCACCACGGCCTCGAGCGCGTGGCGATTGTCGACTTCGACGTACACCACGGCAACGGCACCGAGGATATCCTCGCGGGCGACCCGCGCGTGCTGATGGTCGGTGTGTTCCAGCACCCGTTCTTTCCCTTTTCCGGCGACCAGCAGCCCGCGCAGAACATGGTCAACGTGCCCCTGCCGGCCTACACCAAGGGCATGGACATCCGCGAGATCGTCGAGATGATGTGGATTCCGCGCCTGGAGGCCTTCAAGCCGCAGATGATTTTCGTCAGCGCCGGCTTCGACGGCCACCGCGAGGACGACATGGGCCAGTGGTCCATGAACGAGCAGGACTACGCCTGGATCACCGGCCGGGTCAAGGACATCGCGCGGCGTTTCGCCAAGGGGCGCATCGTCTCCTGCCTCGAAGGCGGCTATGCAATGAGCGCGCTGGGGCGCAGCGTCGAGGCGCACCTGCGCGAACTGGCCGATCTGTGA
- a CDS encoding enoyl-CoA hydratase: MHDVSSTAGSQGLVQVQRDARGVVTLTLDDPARLNALGSAMLAALQSAIDAVAADTSARVLVLAANGRAFCAGHDLHEMAARDDLASHQALFARCSRMMLSLQKLPVPVIAQVQGVATAAGCQLVAQCDLAVASSEAGFATSGIRYGLFCATPSVPLVRNLPIKKAMEMLLTGDFIDAATALEQGLVNRVAAPEALPEAVETLVQSILAKPRAAVAMGKALVYQQRELGIEAAYQLAGQTMAVNMQDADAREGVNAFAQKREPNWRAAA, translated from the coding sequence ATGCATGATGTTTCTTCCACTGCCGGCAGCCAAGGCCTGGTGCAGGTGCAGCGCGACGCGCGCGGCGTCGTCACCTTGACGCTCGACGACCCCGCGCGCCTGAACGCGCTGGGCAGCGCCATGCTGGCCGCGCTGCAGTCGGCCATCGACGCCGTCGCCGCCGACACCTCGGCGCGGGTGCTGGTGCTGGCCGCGAACGGCCGGGCCTTCTGCGCCGGCCATGACCTGCACGAGATGGCCGCGCGGGATGATCTGGCCAGCCACCAGGCGCTGTTCGCGCGCTGCAGCCGCATGATGCTGAGCCTGCAGAAGCTGCCGGTGCCGGTCATCGCGCAGGTCCAGGGCGTGGCGACGGCCGCGGGCTGCCAACTGGTCGCGCAGTGCGATCTGGCCGTGGCCAGCAGCGAGGCCGGCTTCGCCACCAGCGGCATCCGCTACGGCCTGTTCTGCGCCACGCCCAGCGTGCCGCTGGTGCGCAACCTGCCGATCAAGAAGGCGATGGAGATGCTGCTCACGGGCGACTTCATCGACGCCGCCACGGCGTTGGAGCAGGGCCTGGTCAACCGCGTGGCCGCGCCCGAGGCGCTGCCCGAGGCCGTCGAAACCCTGGTGCAGTCCATTCTCGCCAAGCCGCGCGCGGCCGTCGCCATGGGCAAGGCGCTGGTCTACCAGCAGCGCGAACTCGGCATCGAAGCCGCCTATCAATTGGCAGGCCAGACCATGGCCGTGAACATGCAGGACGCGGATGCCCGTGAAGGGGTGAACGCGTTCGCGCAGAAACGCGAGCCGAACTGGAGGGCCGCCGCATGA
- a CDS encoding mechanosensitive ion channel family protein, translated as MNGADALERLFDDFQRSSSWTEFGLIALCLVLAFLITRGLRNKHGSTTSVWLGPTTLSGALFPLLWLILVACAQALLSRFEPVFWLRVATSILLSLALIRFVVRVLAKTFPESTPARLFERIFSWLAWGVAVLASLGLLPSVMADLDSVHIPLGKTSLSLLTLIEGVVSAGLMMVAVLWAAALFEQRVLNQVVHDLSMRKVAMNLMRTVLITVGLLISLSIVGVDLTALSVMGGAVGVGLGFGMQKIASNYVSGFLVLIERALRIGDNVRVDGFEGKITDIRTRYTVIRAGNGRESIVPNESLITQRVENLTDFDQRFALTTTIVVELDSNVEQVTQLMLAAARAQPRVIDKPAPSVLLDDILAHGLQFTLTYFINDPGNGQGNVRSAVNIAMLAGLREADLRLAVPKQRLAWPIEAGAQEAARSEPAPPAAKNGAAPTGHA; from the coding sequence ATGAACGGAGCCGATGCCCTGGAACGCCTGTTCGACGACTTCCAGCGCTCGAGCAGCTGGACCGAATTCGGCCTGATCGCGCTGTGCCTGGTACTGGCCTTTCTCATCACGCGCGGGCTGCGCAACAAGCACGGCAGCACCACCTCGGTCTGGCTCGGGCCCACGACGCTCAGCGGCGCGCTGTTTCCGCTGCTGTGGCTCATCCTGGTCGCTTGCGCGCAGGCGCTGCTGTCGCGTTTCGAGCCGGTGTTCTGGCTGCGCGTGGCCACCTCGATCCTGCTGTCGCTGGCGCTGATCCGCTTCGTCGTGCGCGTGCTGGCCAAGACCTTCCCGGAGTCGACTCCGGCGCGGCTGTTCGAGCGCATCTTCTCGTGGCTGGCGTGGGGCGTGGCGGTGCTCGCCAGCCTGGGGCTGCTGCCCAGCGTCATGGCGGACCTCGACAGCGTGCACATTCCGCTGGGCAAGACCTCGCTCAGCCTGCTGACCCTGATCGAGGGCGTGGTCTCGGCCGGCCTGATGATGGTGGCGGTGCTGTGGGCGGCGGCGCTGTTCGAGCAGCGCGTGCTCAACCAGGTGGTGCACGACCTGTCGATGCGCAAGGTGGCGATGAACCTGATGCGCACCGTGCTGATCACCGTCGGGCTGCTGATCTCGCTGTCGATCGTCGGCGTGGACCTGACGGCGCTGTCCGTGATGGGCGGCGCCGTGGGCGTGGGCCTGGGCTTCGGCATGCAGAAGATCGCCTCGAACTACGTCAGCGGCTTCCTGGTGCTGATCGAGCGCGCGCTGCGCATCGGCGACAACGTGCGCGTCGACGGCTTCGAGGGCAAGATCACCGACATCCGCACGCGCTACACCGTGATCCGCGCCGGCAACGGCCGCGAATCCATCGTGCCCAACGAGTCGCTGATCACCCAGCGCGTCGAGAACCTCACCGATTTCGACCAGCGCTTCGCGCTCACCACGACCATCGTCGTCGAGCTCGACAGCAACGTGGAGCAGGTGACGCAGCTGATGCTGGCCGCGGCGCGCGCCCAGCCACGGGTCATCGACAAGCCCGCGCCCTCGGTGCTGCTCGACGACATCCTGGCGCATGGCCTGCAGTTCACGCTGACCTACTTCATCAACGATCCCGGCAACGGGCAAGGCAACGTGCGCTCGGCGGTGAACATCGCCATGCTGGCCGGGCTGCGCGAAGCCGATCTGCGGCTCGCCGTGCCCAAGCAGCGGCTGGCCTGGCCGATCGAAGCCGGGGCGCAGGAGGCGGCGCGCAGCGAGCCGGCCCCGCCCGCCGCGAAGAATGGTGCCGCGCCCACGGGGCATGCCTAG
- a CDS encoding electron transfer flavoprotein subunit beta/FixA family protein, producing the protein MKVLVPVKRVVDYNVKVRVKSDGTGVDIANVKMSMNPFDEIAVEEAVRLKEKGVVTEVIAVSCGVAQCQETLRTAMAIGADRAILVQTDAELQPLAVAKLLKALVDKEQPGLVILGKQAIDDDANQTGQMLAALADLPQATFASKVEVNGDQVSVTREVDGGLETLSLSLPAVVTTDLRLNEPRYVTLPNIMKAKKKQLDTVTPDELGVDVAPRLKTLKVSEPAKRGAGVKVADVAALVEKLKNEAKVI; encoded by the coding sequence ATGAAGGTACTGGTCCCAGTCAAGCGCGTGGTGGACTACAACGTCAAGGTCCGCGTCAAATCCGACGGCACGGGCGTCGACATCGCCAACGTCAAGATGAGCATGAACCCGTTTGACGAGATCGCCGTGGAAGAAGCCGTGCGTTTGAAGGAGAAGGGCGTTGTGACCGAGGTCATCGCCGTCTCCTGCGGCGTGGCCCAGTGCCAGGAAACGCTGCGCACCGCCATGGCCATCGGCGCCGACCGCGCGATCCTGGTGCAGACCGATGCCGAGCTGCAGCCCCTGGCGGTGGCCAAGCTGCTCAAGGCCCTGGTCGACAAGGAGCAGCCCGGCCTGGTGATCCTGGGCAAGCAGGCCATCGACGACGACGCCAACCAGACCGGCCAGATGCTGGCGGCGCTGGCGGATCTGCCGCAGGCGACCTTTGCGTCCAAGGTGGAAGTCAACGGTGACCAGGTATCCGTGACGCGCGAAGTCGACGGCGGCCTGGAAACCCTGTCTTTGAGCCTGCCGGCCGTCGTCACCACCGACCTGCGCCTGAACGAGCCGCGCTATGTGACGCTGCCCAACATCATGAAGGCCAAGAAGAAGCAGCTCGATACGGTCACTCCAGATGAACTGGGCGTGGACGTGGCGCCGCGGCTGAAGACGCTGAAGGTGTCGGAGCCCGCCAAGCGCGGTGCCGGTGTCAAGGTGGCCGATGTCGCGGCCCTGGTCGAGAAACTCAAGAACGAAGCGAAGGTGATCTAA
- a CDS encoding electron transfer flavoprotein subunit alpha/FixB family protein: protein MSVLVIAEHDNASIKSATLNTVTAAAACGGDVHVLVAGEGAAAAAQAAAQIAGVSKVIHADGAALKNGLAENLAAQVLAIASGYSHILFPATASGKNVAPRVAAKLDVAQISDITKVVSADTFERPIYAGNAIATVQSGDATKVVTVRTTGFDAAAATGGSAAVETTGAAADAGKSRFVGSEIAASDRPELTAAKIIVSGGRALGSAEKFNEVITPLADKLGAAIGASRAAVDAGYAPNDLQVGQTGKIVAPQLYVAVGISGAIQHLAGMKDSKVIVAINKDAEAPIFSVADYGLEGDLFTAVPELVKAL, encoded by the coding sequence ATGTCGGTACTTGTCATTGCTGAACACGACAATGCGTCCATCAAGAGCGCAACCCTGAACACCGTGACGGCCGCAGCCGCCTGCGGCGGCGACGTGCATGTGCTGGTGGCCGGCGAAGGCGCGGCCGCTGCCGCCCAGGCAGCCGCCCAGATCGCCGGCGTCTCCAAGGTGATCCACGCCGACGGCGCGGCGCTGAAGAACGGCCTGGCCGAGAACCTCGCCGCCCAGGTGCTGGCGATTGCCTCCGGCTACAGCCATATCCTGTTCCCGGCCACGGCCTCGGGCAAGAACGTCGCGCCGCGCGTGGCGGCCAAGCTCGATGTGGCGCAGATCAGCGACATCACCAAGGTCGTGAGCGCCGACACCTTCGAGCGCCCGATCTATGCCGGCAATGCGATTGCCACGGTGCAAAGCGGCGACGCCACCAAGGTCGTCACCGTGCGCACGACCGGCTTCGATGCCGCGGCCGCCACCGGTGGCAGCGCCGCGGTTGAAACCACTGGCGCCGCGGCAGACGCCGGCAAGAGCCGTTTCGTGGGCAGCGAGATCGCCGCCAGCGACCGCCCCGAACTCACGGCCGCCAAGATCATCGTATCGGGCGGGCGCGCGCTGGGCTCGGCCGAGAAGTTCAACGAAGTCATCACGCCGCTGGCGGACAAGCTGGGCGCGGCCATCGGCGCCAGCCGCGCTGCCGTCGATGCGGGCTACGCCCCCAACGACCTGCAGGTCGGCCAGACCGGCAAGATCGTCGCGCCGCAGCTGTACGTGGCCGTCGGCATCTCGGGCGCGATCCAGCATCTGGCCGGCATGAAGGACTCGAAGGTGATCGTTGCGATCAACAAGGACGCCGAGGCGCCGATCTTCTCCGTGGCCGACTATGGCCTGGAAGGCGATCTGTTCACGGCCGTGCCCGAACTGGTCAAGGCGCTCTAA